In Candidatus Micrarchaeum acidiphilum ARMAN-2, the genomic window TGCGCTTTTCCGGATCGCTCAGAACCGCGTACGCCTCGTTTATTTCTTTGAACTTCTCCTCGGCGCCCGGATCCTTGTTCTTGTCCGGATGAAACTGCATGGCTAGCTTTCTGTAGGCATTTTTTATCTCCTCCGGCGTGGCGCTCTTCTTCACGCCAAGTATTTCATAATAGTCCGCTGCCATAATATCTCCGCAGAGCGCATCTTACGCATTTTTCACTTCTCCAGCTTATATTCTTATTGCATCTGAATTCCGGTCATTTTTCGACCTTGAAGTCCGCATCTGCGGCGCCAGAATCATCCGGACCGCTTGCCGGACCCTGGTCGGGAGCAGGGCCTTCGGGGCCTGCTTTGCCTCCGGATGCGCTACCGTACATCTTTGAGCCGAAGTCCGCAAGTAGGTTCTTCAGCTCGTCCATCCTAGACTTTATGGATTCGTAGTCGTCCTTGTTGATTGCATCCTGCAGGCTTGACTTTGCCGCGTTTATCTTTTCAATGTCTTCCTTGGATGCCTTGTCCTTGTAATCCTCGAGTGTCCTTTCTGTCGTGTATATCATAGATTCGGCTGTGTTTTTTGCCTCTACCTGCTCCCTCAGCTGCTTGTCCTGCTCTTCGTACTGCTTGGCCTCTTCCATCTTCTTTTCTATGTCATCCTTGCTCATCTTGTGCGGGGCCACTATGTCCATGCTCTGGCTTTTTCCTGACGCCTTGTCCTTGGCCGTAACGTGGAGTATGCCGTTGGCGTCTATGTCGAAGGTGACCTCGATCTGCGGCACGCCCCTCCTTGCGGGAGGTATGCCGGTCAGGGTGAATTTGCCCAGGTCTATGTTGTCCTTTGCAAGAGTTCTTTCGCCCTGCGTTACGTGTATGTCAACGCTTGTCTGGAAATCCTCAGCAGTACTGAACACCTCGGTTTTTTTCACCGGAATGGTCGTGTTCCTTTCTATCAACGGCGTAGTGACTCCCCCGAGCGTCTCTATGCCGAGGGTAAGCGGCGTTACGTCCAATAGCAGTATGTCCTTTACTTCTCCTGTAAGCACCCCTGCCTGCACTGCCGCCCCTAGCGCCACTGCCTCCATGGGGTCAACGCCGCGCTCCACCTTCTTGCCAAGGAGCTGCTCTACGTATCTTTGCACTATAGGCATCCTGGTAGGCCCGCCTATCAGTATAACTTTTGACAGCGCAGTCGGCTCGAGCTTTGCATCCTTAAGCGCCTGCATCACAGGCTTCGCGGATCTTTCTATTATCGGCACGACCAGGCTTTCCAGCTTGGCCCTGGTCATAGTATAGGTGAAGTTTACCGGCTGCCCGTCTTTTTGAGACAGGAACGGCAGGTTGATCTCGGTAGAAAGTACTGTCGAAAGGTCTATTTTTGCCTTCTCGGCAGCCTCCCTGATCCTCTGCATTGCCTGAAGATCCTTCCTCACGTCCACGCCTGCGGACTTGTTCACCTCCCCGACAAGGAAATCGGTTATCGCATTATCCATGTCGGTGCCTCCGAGCTGCGTGTCTCCGCTTGTTGCTTTTACTTCGAACACCCCTGCGCCGAAATCCATTATAGTGACATCGAGAGTGCCTCCGCCAAGGTCGTATACCAGTATCTTCATTTCGCTTGCTGACTTGTCAAGGCCGTATGCCAGGCATGCCGCAGTAGGCTCGTTTACCAGGCGCACTACCTCAAGTCCAGCTATTTCGCCGGCGTCTTTTGTCGCCTGCCTTTGGTTGTCGTTGAAATATGCCGGCACTGTGATGACGGCCTTTTTGACTTCCTCGCCCAGAAACGCTTCGGCATCCTTTTTGATCTTTTGAAGGAGAAGTGCTGACAGCTCCTGCGGCTTGTAGTGCTTTCCGTAAATCGTGTATTCAAAGTCTGATCCCATCTTGCGCTTGAACGCTGTTATTGTGCCTTCCGGATTGGCGACCGCCTGCCTTCTTGCAGGATCCCCGACGAGCCTCTGGCCATCTTTGGTAAACGCCACATAGCTCGGGAAAGCCTTGCCGTACAACGAGGTTCCTTCGCTGCTTGGTATTATCACCGGCTTTCCGCCTTCGAGTACCGCAGCAGCCGAATTTGATGTTCCCAAATCTATTCCTATTATCTTCATTTTATTCACCTAAATAGCATATTCTGATTTTTTTATATTTTATAACTAATTGTTTATTTTTGTTCTTCAGCTGGGTTGCCCTCGCCGGAAGTTTTTTCCGGTTCTGGATTTGCCGGGGATTTATCCGCAGCTATTATGACCGATGCCGGGCGGAGCATTATCCCGTTGAAGGTGTAACCCTTTTTTACCACTTCGAGTATGCTGCCGCCGTCCTTGTCACTTTTCATTATGGTTATTATTTCGTGCCGGTATGGATCGTACGTGCCTTTGGTGGGTATTTCTTGCATGCCGAAGCCCTTCAGCGCATCCATCAGGTTCGAGAATACCATTGCAATTCCCTTGGAAACGTTTTCGTCCTTTGACTTGCTTGCAACAAGGACTGCAAGTTCGAATTCGTCTATTATGGGCAGCAGTGACTTCACGAGCTCGGCTTTTCCTTCATTTTTTGCTCTTTCCAATTCGCTCCTGGAGCGTTTTTTGTAATTGTCGAATTCTGCAGCAAGCCTGAGCAGCTTATCCCGCAGTTCCTCGGCCTCGCCGGCTTTCGCTTCCTGGCCCGTTTCCTTGTTTGCCTCTGGCTTTCCCGGCTTTGAATCCGCTTCCTTGCCGTTCGCGTTATTTTTGGCTATATCCTCCTTTTTTTCTTCGCCTGCCATGAACAGCACCAAACTTCATCTTATAAGCTTGCCTTGCGCTGGCGCGCGCCTTTTTCGAATAGCTTGTCCATCTCCTTAGCAGTGTCTAGCATTTTCATGATTTCGCGGTTGAGGTCGTATTCTATTTCCTCTATCGTCTTTGACATGTCCATTGCCCTGAGGTAATATTTCCTGCCCCTCTTTATTATAATACCCATGTCCATGAGCCTGTTCAGGTGGTATATCACGGTGCTTCTCGCAATGTCCTTGTCGAGCTTCAGCTCGGAACTGGATATGCCGTGGCCCTGATATGCTGCCTTGGCAAACCTCAGGAGTATTTGCTCTTCTATGCCGTTGTCTTCGTCGTCGTTCGCAAGTCCGAATACTTCGCAGAACCATTTTATTAGAACCTGGGGGTGGTTGTCCCTCGGCTTTTCCACGGAGCGTATAATTATCGATTTCATATGGTATATAATTATGAGGCGATATTTTTAAATATTTTTTGTTTATAACAATAATAAATTGGAAATGTCAAAAAAATTTGAAATGGTGGTGCAAATGAAGACCGATAGGAACGAGAAGCAGAAGAAGGAGATAGTCGCGTACGACCCGTTCGGGGTGCTGACGGACATGAACAGGGCTTTTAACTCCTTTATCGGGCTGGGCCCGAAGAAGATGGTGTCCGAATTCATGAACAATGGAATGAGGATGCCAGAAGCCGACATCGTCGACAACGGAGACAGCCTCACGATAAAGATAGACATGCCAGGGGTGGACAAAAAGGACATAAAGCTGAAGGTAACTAACACCAGGATAATCGTAAGCGCTGAGAAGAACCAGGAAAAGGAGCAGAACGACAAGGGATTTTACTCCAGGGAAAGGTCTTCAGTAGGATATTACAGGGCCATAGAGCTCCCGGAGCCGGTAATAGCCGCCAAGTCAAAGGCCAAGTATGACAACGGCACGCTGACAATCATCGCAGACAAGAAGGACAGGGAAAATGAGGTAGAGCCCAAGATAGACTAGACCTTGGGGTGTTTTCCCATTTCTTTTTTTATTTTCAATCCCTCACGGCAGTTTTAAAAATTTTTATCTGATTCTAATATGGGTAATTCGATGAAGGTATGCGTAGGTTCAAAAAACCCGGTAAAGATTAATGCAGTAAGGAGGGCATTTGAGGACTATTTCGGCAAGTTTGAGCTTTCCTATTCCGAAGTTGAGTCTGGGGTGGCTGCAATGCCGATGAGCGCAGAGGAAACCGTAGCAGGCGCAAAGAACAGGGCGCTAAGGGCGTTGGAAAAGTTCAAAGGATATGATTATGCGGTCGGAGCTGAAGGGGGTGTGGAAAAGACGCAGTTTGGAATGATGGTGTGCAACTATGTCGTAATAATGGACAAATACGGCAAGGTAGGGGTAGGCGGAGGAACCGAATTCATCATTCCGAAATACATGGAAGCCAGGCTTGCAAAAGGCGAGGAGCTGAGTGAAATCATAGACGAGCTGATGGGCATTGAGGGAACCAAATATTCGGGAGGGGCAATAGGCGCCCTGACGAAGGGAATGGTGGGAAGGGATGAGACTTTCAGGATCGCCACGCATTTTGCACTGATACCGTTTGTGAATGCAGAGCTATTTAGAAAGTAATGCGCCCGTTGCAGCAGTGCGATTTTAAGGCGTAGCTTATTCTAGGAGGAATAGATTATTATATTATTTATATAACAATAATAATATAATATTTATAATATTTAAATCAAATCACATAAAAAGTTGATTATTGGAAAGGGGCGAGCGCAGTGGAGAAGCTTACTTATGGAATAATAGGTCTTGGACATATTGCCGAGAAGGCATATCTTAAGGCGGCAGGGTATGCTGCAGGAGCCGAGCTAATTGCGGTGTGTGACAAGGATAAATCAAGACTTGCTTTGGCAGATGGTCTTGGAGTAAGCACGTATTCCAACTATGGTGATATGATTGCCAAGGAAAAACCGGATTTTATAGTTGCGCTTACGCCGCATAACGAATATCATGATATTATCAAGGCTGCAGCCAGACGTGGGATAGGCGTATTCAAGGAAAAGCCGCTCGGGCGCGACTTGAAGGAGGCAAAACGCTTTGTTGCTCTTGCAGAGAAGAACGAAATAAAGCTTGGAGTAGGTTTGCAGCGCAGATTCAGCAGCCTCAACAGAAACTTTGAGAGCATGAAAAATGCGATATCCGGGATATTCTTTGTAGAAGGCAAGTACACCATGCACGTTGACAATCCTGGCGAGGGATGGCGCGGGCAAAAAAGCCTCGCTGGAGGCGGCTGCATAATAGACATGGGATATCATATGCTAGACATGCTCATATGGTATTTTGGCATGCCGGAGTATGTACACGCGTATATTAGCACGGCAGCTATGCCGAAGACGAATTATGACGCTGAGGACACTGCGCTTGTAAGCTTTAAGTATGGGAATGGGGCATACGGATCTGTGACCATATCTAGGTATTACTACCCGAAAACAGAATATGTAAAGGCCGTTGGCAATAACTTTGTAGGCGCCCTTGAAAGGGAAAGCGCAGAGTTGATAAACAAGGACGGCAGAGTTGTGAAGCGGATGGACTACAAGTATGACATGGTGAACCTGGCGGCAGTGCAGATTGACAATTTCTGCAGGTTGATAAAAGGCGATAAGAATGCGGTTGACTTGATTCCGGATAACCTCAGGGTTATGTCACTGATAGACGCAATTTATGCATCGGCCAACAAGGGCAGGTATGTCAAGGTAAACCATGCGGGGGTGTAATTGATAATGGAAGGCAGCAGTTTTAGTTTATGGTCTATCGAAAAGCTTGGCAATATAAAGAACAGAGGTAAGCCTGCAAAATTCAATGCGAGCGCCAACCTGGAAAACACGATGTGCGGGGACGATGTCACAGTTTATCTCAGTATACAGGACAATAGAATAAAAGATGCATCGTTCGAAGGGGAGGGCTGTTCAGCAACAGTAGCCGCTGCGGACGCACTAATGGAGTTCATAAAGAGCAAGGAAGTGGATGAAGTGGTGTCATTTGGAAGTGATTTCATGGAGAGCCTGCTAAACGTGAAGATCGAGCCTTCGCGCAGCAGGTGTGTCAATCTGGGGCTCAGGGCGGTAAAGGCGGCGATAGCAGAATATTCCAAGAGCGCAACATCTTGATGATTTTACGGGTGTAATATATGGCAGATATTGAATTTGAAACCAAGAAGGAAAAGATAAAGAAGGTATATGAAAAATTGACCAAGGTCCTCCAGACTGAGGAGATAGTGCTAGTTGGCGGTTCGGCAATGCTGCTAACTGCGGATCACGAAAGAAAATTAAACGATCTTGACGTTGCAGTGCCCCCGAAGGCACTTGTTGGCGTACCTGACACGCTTGCGCATGAGATGGGTTTCGAGATGTTTATGGATGGTCCCAAACTTATGACACTGACTGACACGGAGACAGGGCTTGAGGCAGAGGTCAGCGCAAAAAATTGCGGAAATCTAAATGCAAAGCTCGGCCTTCCAAAGTATACCGAGGAGAAGCCCACAATATTGGGCTTGGATTTGTGGAAGGTAATAAGAGACTCAGTAATTGTCGATGAAATCAGGACTCCTTCGCCATTCCACCAAGTTTTAATGAAATATAACCTATGGAGATTCAGAGGTGATGGCAAGATATCCGGGCAGAAGGACGCGGAGGACATCAAGAAGCTGCTTGCATTTTATTATAAGGGCAGTTTGAGCATGTTTTACAATTCCTTCAACGATAGGGACCTGGTCAATAGCAACGTAGATGCAAAACAGTTCAAGTTGGATATGGAGTTGATCTCTGGCATTGCATCTGAAAGAGATATGGCCGGACAGATGGAAAATAACAAAGCATAGAGGCGATTGTCGCATGTATAAGGAAAACGCATTGTATGAAATGCTTGATGATTGCACTTATATCGGAACCTCGAAGGACCGGATAAAGCTTTCGAGTCTAGAAGAGAAAGAGCATTTTATAATACCGTTTACGTACATAAACCTGACGCACATGGCGCTCAATGTTTTTAGCGTCGCATCCATGCTTAGTTCGGCCGGGCACCAAGTTTCAATATTGTTGCACGACAACAACGTACTGTCATATAAGACCTCGACCCGGGCGGTGTTTCCGTCTAGTGTTCTGTCCGTTGAAAGGTACTCCGAATACCTAGTCGAGGAGATAACTGGTCTGCTCAAGATATTGGGAGCGAACATGTCAAATATTTCAATAATCAAGTCCTCCGACACGTGGTATTACCTTGCAAAGAACAAGTTTGACCTTCTAAACTTCTATTACCAGCTGGGAAACATAAGCCTCAGCCCGAAGAGTACTGACAAAGCGCTATACAGTACATTCTACCACGTAATACAGAGGCCTTTGGATATGTACGCAATAAATAACTTTTCAAAGATATTCGGCAGCAAGTTTAAGGATCCGAAGTTTGTTATAGTGCTGGGCAACAGGGCGGAATCCTATATAAAGATTGGCGAAGCGATGCAGAATAGGTACTCGTACTACAAGGGTTTGAAGATACCTGTGGTGCTTAGATTAAAAGACATACCGATGTTTATGTACGACAAGAAGATGCCGAGCCAGCAGATGAATTACGAGGAACTGTATTCTGTGATAAAAGCCCTCAGGATTGACGAGAGGGATAAGGCTAAATTCGTAAACAACTTTATATTGCCATTTGAAAAGTTCTTAAAATACCAGAACATCATTAGAAGCGATCTGGGGTTGAAAACCAAGAAGCTTACCGACAGGACCATAGCTGATTATTTTTACGCGATGTATAGGATATTTGACAGGCTTCTAGAAAAGGTTGACTTGTCGGAGAACAGGGAAGAGATCAGCATAAAGACAAGCGAATATTTCAACCAGATTAGGAGCATAATCACGCACAAGGCGATACTGAAAATCCTGCCGCTTTGCGACGGGGCTAATAAGGTCTCGGATATAGCGAAGAAATCGAACATGAATATAGCAAATGTCAGCGCTTATATCAACAAGATGAGGGCTGCAGGCATTGTAACTACTGACCAGAAGCCCAAAATTAGGTTCAGCAGCATCGTGATAAATTCGGATGTATTTTCATGAGGTTTTGCTTATAGGTGTTCATATGCCTTTTATAGTAGTAGAGGGAGTTAATGGAGCTGGAAAAACAGTAGCGTCTAGCAAGCTTGCGGAGGCTCTCGGAAATGCACAGATTGTCAAGACCCCAATGCCGGGGTTTCTTGAGGAGCTGAAGGAGTATTTTGTCAGGAACCAGGAAAATATTGTGGCCAGAGTGACGTTCTTCGACGCTGCTACAAAGCACACCTGTGATTTGATAAGGGATATGCTTTGCAGGGACCCCAACAGATTTGTCATTGCTGACAGATACTGGTATTCTACAATGGCTTCCCACCTAGCTTATGACAGGGTATTCAACGGATCCAAAAGCAGGGATGAGATAATCGAGATAATGAACATTTCAAAAAAGTACTTCATCAGGCCAGACTTGGTGATACTGATTGATGTGGACCCAGAAGAGAGGCGCAGGAGGATAGCGCTGAGGAAGGACGGAAGAGATGATGCTTGGCATACGGAAAACGCAGATGAAAGGCTATTTGTTGCGTTCAAGGAAGAGTATGAGAAGGTATTTGACGATCTTAGGAAGGATGGTACAAAAATTCTAAAAGTGAATAATACGAGGACGGAGATCGACCAGACCGCCGAGATAATACGCAAGGCTACCGGTATAATGTTAAAGAGGAATACTGCATGAGCACCAAGATAAAATTTGGATCCGAAAAGGCCGCCGAGACAGAAAAGTTTATCCCGGAATGCGTCAGTCTTGCTAGGAAGAGCGACTGCAACGAATCCAACTACGGCGCAGTAATAGTATATGAAGGGAAGGTGGTCGGCTCGGGATACAACCACATACCGGAAGTGCTTGCGGGCGAGTATACCTGCAAAGCCTGCCCGCGCAGAAATGTGGAGCTCCATGGCGGAGTGGGATTCGAACTGTGCGTAACTATTCATGCCGAGGAGGCCGCAATACAGGACTTTTACGCCAGGAACGGCTTCAACAAAGAACTGCTTTCCAAGTCTACTATGATAGTTGAGAGGTTGAACAAGAATGGAGAGTTGAGTGTATTCAACAGCGAATTTGTGCCGTATTGCACGAAATGCGCAGGAGAAGTATACAAAGCCGGGCTGAAGGAGGTTATTTATCACAGGTCTGACGGTTTTATGTCTTTCAGCCCAAAGGAGCTTGTGCTTGACTCCGTTGCAAGCCTCGCCACAAACTGGCGCAGGCAAATATCCGAATTTACAAAAAAGGATTAGGCAGACTTATCTGGATTTTAGCAGCCCGGCAGCTTTTTTTGCATATGTTCTGGCTATTGGGCCGTAGTCAACGCCGTGCATTTTATAGTATTTTTCGGTAGGCATGGACTTGTTATATTCTTTTTCTCCGGATATTCCAAGCCTTTCTACTAATTTAAGTATTTTCGATTTTGACTTGCCCTCTATTTCCATCGAGTATGGAAGGCGCGGAAATTTGTCTATTGTTATGTTCATGCCGTTGAGTTCGTATTCGTCCCTGTCGCTCTCAAAATAGTCGTATTCAGAATAGGGTATGATTTTGTGGATTATCCTTGCTGTGGTGGCGAAATCGCTTACTGAAACCTCGTGCTCAAACCTGTTCCTGATGTCTTTTCCTATCTGCTCCTTAAGCGTAAGGGTGGTGCGCTTTCCGTCGGTACGAACACGTACCCATGTGGTTCTGTAGCTCTTTGCGCTTCTTTTTCCAGATATGTAGCCATTGATTGACCTGCTCGATATCTTTGTAACCTGGAAGTCGAATCGCCTGAAGTGGTATCTGCCCACAAGCTTCGCACCGGCCTTGCGAAGGCTGGTCTCTGCCTGCGCTTTTTTTATCCCAAAAAGGTTTATTTCGATTTCGCGGGGCATTGAACCACTGCTCTTAGAAGAAAATGTGGACTCTGCGGGATTTTCATGCATTTTGCGCATTTTGAACCCGCAACCTCCTGCATGCCATGCAGGCGCGCTACCGTTGCGCCAAGAGCCCACGAAATTATACTGGGGATACGAATATTATATTCCCTCCGCGGAGCAGGATCGTGCCGAGCTTTGCCTTGAGCTCTCCGTTGGCATCAAGCTCTTCGGCGTTGTCAAGCACTATGTTCATATGCGCATCGAAAGAAGTCACTTTGCCCCGGATGTTGAGGTTGTTCTTCAATCTTATCAGAACCTGCTGGCTTATTACCCTGTTTAGCAAGTCAAATGGTCTTTCTTGTTGCATTTTATACACCAAAGTTTAGCGTTTCATGGGCTGCTAATCAACTTATCCCTTTTATTTTCTTGAGGTCCTCGTTCTTTATCACTAGCTTGACCCTTCCAGTTCCTACCTTTATCTGCTTCCCGATAAGTATGTTCTCTGCGACGCCTTTCAGCTCGTCTACCTCCCCGAATATGCTGGCATTGACGAAGTGCTTGACCGTCTCCTCGTAAGCGGCCCGTGCGAAGACAGATGCCTTCTCCCCTGCGATGCCATGCCTGCCTGCGCTTCTGATTGCGCCGTTGTATGTCATTGTGTCGGCGAGCAGAGACACGTGCCTGAAGCTCACAGTAAAGCCCTCGTTTTCTATTGTGCTCTTGAGCTCATTGGCTATCATGTTCCTTGCCGCCTCTACCCCGTAAACTTTGAACACGTCAAAAAGGTTGTTGCTGTACAGCCTGTCCTTGTCCACGCCTTCGACATTTATTATTTCAGGCATATTGCTGCCGTTTGTGGTTATGTAGAATGTTCCGTCATCGTCCTGCTGTACTGACGCCTTAAGTATTCCCTGCACGCCCATTACGGCAGTATTCCTTATGTTTACAAAGGTTGTCCTTATCGCCTTTATGTCCTTCTTTGACTTGTATTTTATGGAGAGATCATTGCCCGCGGCTGAAACCTCCACCTCTGGGAACTTTGAGGATATCTTGCCCACTATGAAGCGCAGCGTGGTATCATAGAGATCAAGTTTTTCCTTGTCAAACTGGAGCTGCATGGTCGCTGTCTTGAGGTCTTCTGAAAATTTAGATATTAGCGATCTCACCTTCACTTCCTCAATCCTGTGCCTCAGCTCTTTGGCCTTGTTGTAGTCCTTTTCGTCCTTCTTCTCGAGCCTTATAACCATTATAGGACTCTTCTGCTTCTTTCTTGCGTCTATTATCTCCAGTATTCTTGGCAGTCCGGTGACCACAGTAGAGGCTATGCCTGCGCTGTGGAAGGTCCTCAATACCATCTGCGTTGAGGGCTCGCCGAATGACTGGGCAGCTACCACACCCACTGGCTCTCCGGAAACTACTTCAAACGATGATTCCTTTTTATTTGGCATAACATTCACCTGTTTATTCGTTCTT contains:
- a CDS encoding chaperone protein DnaK, with amino-acid sequence MKIIGIDLGTSNSAAAVLEGGKPVIIPSSEGTSLYGKAFPSYVAFTKDGQRLVGDPARRQAVANPEGTITAFKRKMGSDFEYTIYGKHYKPQELSALLLQKIKKDAEAFLGEEVKKAVITVPAYFNDNQRQATKDAGEIAGLEVVRLVNEPTAACLAYGLDKSASEMKILVYDLGGGTLDVTIMDFGAGVFEVKATSGDTQLGGTDMDNAITDFLVGEVNKSAGVDVRKDLQAMQRIREAAEKAKIDLSTVLSTEINLPFLSQKDGQPVNFTYTMTRAKLESLVVPIIERSAKPVMQALKDAKLEPTALSKVILIGGPTRMPIVQRYVEQLLGKKVERGVDPMEAVALGAAVQAGVLTGEVKDILLLDVTPLTLGIETLGGVTTPLIERNTTIPVKKTEVFSTAEDFQTSVDIHVTQGERTLAKDNIDLGKFTLTGIPPARRGVPQIEVTFDIDANGILHVTAKDKASGKSQSMDIVAPHKMSKDDIEKKMEEAKQYEEQDKQLREQVEAKNTAESMIYTTERTLEDYKDKASKEDIEKINAAKSSLQDAINKDDYESIKSRMDELKNLLADFGSKMYGSASGGKAGPEGPAPDQGPASGPDDSGAADADFKVEK
- a CDS encoding heat shock protein Hsp20, with the protein product MSKKFEMVVQMKTDRNEKQKKEIVAYDPFGVLTDMNRAFNSFIGLGPKKMVSEFMNNGMRMPEADIVDNGDSLTIKIDMPGVDKKDIKLKVTNTRIIVSAEKNQEKEQNDKGFYSRERSSVGYYRAIELPEPVIAAKSKAKYDNGTLTIIADKKDRENEVEPKID
- a CDS encoding GrpE protein; the encoded protein is MAGEEKKEDIAKNNANGKEADSKPGKPEANKETGQEAKAGEAEELRDKLLRLAAEFDNYKKRSRSELERAKNEGKAELVKSLLPIIDEFELAVLVASKSKDENVSKGIAMVFSNLMDALKGFGMQEIPTKGTYDPYRHEIITIMKSDKDGGSILEVVKKGYTFNGIMLRPASVIIAADKSPANPEPEKTSGEGNPAEEQK
- a CDS encoding CMP/dCMP deaminase zinc-binding, which encodes MSTKIKFGSEKAAETEKFIPECVSLARKSDCNESNYGAVIVYEGKVVGSGYNHIPEVLAGEYTCKACPRRNVELHGGVGFELCVTIHAEEAAIQDFYARNGFNKELLSKSTMIVERLNKNGELSVFNSEFVPYCTKCAGEVYKAGLKEVIYHRSDGFMSFSPKELVLDSVASLATNWRRQISEFTKKD
- a CDS encoding thymidylate kinase; this translates as MPFIVVEGVNGAGKTVASSKLAEALGNAQIVKTPMPGFLEELKEYFVRNQENIVARVTFFDAATKHTCDLIRDMLCRDPNRFVIADRYWYSTMASHLAYDRVFNGSKSRDEIIEIMNISKKYFIRPDLVILIDVDPEERRRRIALRKDGRDDAWHTENADERLFVAFKEEYEKVFDDLRKDGTKILKVNNTRTEIDQTAEIIRKATGIMLKRNTA
- a CDS encoding Sm-family ribonucleoprotein — protein: MQQERPFDLLNRVISQQVLIRLKNNLNIRGKVTSFDAHMNIVLDNAEELDANGELKAKLGTILLRGGNIIFVSPV
- a CDS encoding RNA polymerase Rpb1 domain 5; the encoded protein is MPNKKESSFEVVSGEPVGVVAAQSFGEPSTQMVLRTFHSAGIASTVVTGLPRILEIIDARKKQKSPIMVIRLEKKDEKDYNKAKELRHRIEEVKVRSLISKFSEDLKTATMQLQFDKEKLDLYDTTLRFIVGKISSKFPEVEVSAAGNDLSIKYKSKKDIKAIRTTFVNIRNTAVMGVQGILKASVQQDDDGTFYITTNGSNMPEIINVEGVDKDRLYSNNLFDVFKVYGVEAARNMIANELKSTIENEGFTVSFRHVSLLADTMTYNGAIRSAGRHGIAGEKASVFARAAYEETVKHFVNASIFGEVDELKGVAENILIGKQIKVGTGRVKLVIKNEDLKKIKGIS
- a CDS encoding nitrogen-fixing NifU domain protein, with translation MEGSSFSLWSIEKLGNIKNRGKPAKFNASANLENTMCGDDVTVYLSIQDNRIKDASFEGEGCSATVAAADALMEFIKSKEVDEVVSFGSDFMESLLNVKIEPSRSRCVNLGLRAVKAAIAEYSKSATS
- a CDS encoding oxidoreductase domain protein; this encodes MEKLTYGIIGLGHIAEKAYLKAAGYAAGAELIAVCDKDKSRLALADGLGVSTYSNYGDMIAKEKPDFIVALTPHNEYHDIIKAAARRGIGVFKEKPLGRDLKEAKRFVALAEKNEIKLGVGLQRRFSSLNRNFESMKNAISGIFFVEGKYTMHVDNPGEGWRGQKSLAGGGCIIDMGYHMLDMLIWYFGMPEYVHAYISTAAMPKTNYDAEDTALVSFKYGNGAYGSVTISRYYYPKTEYVKAVGNNFVGALERESAELINKDGRVVKRMDYKYDMVNLAAVQIDNFCRLIKGDKNAVDLIPDNLRVMSLIDAIYASANKGRYVKVNHAGV